In Acidobacteriota bacterium, the DNA window CGAGCGCCCCCTTGACGGCCGGGGACTCCCAGCTGAAGAGGTAGTTGTAGGCCGGCCGCCCGTGGAGCCCCTGCGCCTCCAGCAGCCTCAAAACGGGGATGCGGAACATGAAGTCGGACTGGATCGCCGTGAGGATGTCGGCGGGGCCGGCGGCTTCCCCCCGCCCCTGCCGCCCCCCCCGGTAAGCCTCGACCACGCCGTCGATGTGGGCCTCGGGGATCAGGTCCCGGAGCCTTGAGAGCATGAGGCCCTCGTCCATGCGGCGAAAGGCCGGGTCCATGAAGTTGAAGAGCTTGAATTCGTCCCGGTTGGTGCCGGCCAGGGTCCGGATCCCCGCCGCGGATCCCCTTTTGATCGCCTCGAGCGGGATGTCGGGCATCGCTTCCCCGTCCACCACGGGCTGGAAGGGGGTCAGCCGGTTGTCCCGCCGGCGCATGATGAGGGCCAGCTGCTGCTGGGCGTCGAGGATCCGTTCGGCCGGCAGCGCCAGCAGGGCGTCCGGGCCGGGCTTCGCCAGGCCCAGGATCCCCAAAAACTCCGTCGCCGCGGCGACCCCGTCCTCGAGGGTCCCGACGGTGTTGGCGCCGCCGCTTTCCAGGATGGCCTTCCCGAACCGCCCGCGGGCCGCCGGCATTCCCATCAGGTCGCCGATGCTCATCGCGCCGGCCGACTCGCCGAACACCGTGACGTTGGCGGGGTCACCGCCGAAGGCGGCGATGTTGTCCCGCACCCAGTCCAGGGCGGCGACCTGGTCGAGCAGCCCCTCGCAGCCGGTGGCCGGGATCCGTCCCCCCGTGATCTCCCGGAGGTTCATGAAGCCGAAGGCGCCCAGGCGGTAGTTGAGCGTCACCAGCACCACGTCGCCGCGCGGGACCAGGGTGTTGTCCCGGTACATCTTCTCGGAGCCCGAGCCGATGATGAAGGCCCCGCCATGGATCCAGACCATGACCGGGCGCGCCGCGTCGTCCAGGCCCGGCGTCCAGACGTTGAGATAGAGGCAGTCCTCGTCCTGCGGCTCCGCGGCCGCGAGGGCGGCCATCACGTCCGACCCGGGAAGCGGGTTCTGCGGGGAGACCGGGCCGAACGCCTTCGCGCTCCGGACCCCTGTCCACGGCTCCGCCGGAACGGGCGCCCGCCACCGCAGACGGCCGGTCGGGGGGGCCGCGTAGGGGATCCCGCGGAAGACGAACTGTCCCTTCTCGAAACTCCCCTCCAGGCGTCCCTGCCGGGTTTGGGCGACGACGGGCTTCCCGCTCTGACTCATGGCGCTCCTTTGCGGTCCGGCTGCGGGCCGGTTACATCAGGGACTTGAAAAAGTCGTTCCCCTTGTCGTCCACCAGGATGAAGGCGGGGAAATCCACCACCTCGATCCTCCAGACCGCCTCCATCCCCAGCTCGGGGTAGTCGAGGCATTCGACCTTCCGGATGTTCTCCTCGGCCAGCAGGGCCGCCGGCCCGCCGATGGAGCCGAGATAGAAGCCGCCGTATTTTTTGCAGGCGTCGGTCACCTGCTGCGACCGGTTCCCCTTGGCGATCATGACGAGCGACCCGCCGTTCTGTTGCAGCAGCTCCACGTAGGAGTCCATCCGTCCCGCGGTGGTGGGGCCGAAGGAGCCGGAGGGCTTTCCCGGGGGGGTCTTGGCCGGGCCGGCGTAGTAGATCGGGTGGTTCTTCAGGTACTCCGGCAGCGGCTTGCCGGCGTCGAGCAGCTCCTTGAACTTGGCGTGGGCGATGTCGCGCCCGACGATGATGGTCCCGTCGAGCGAAAGTTGGGTGGCCACCGGGTGCTTCGACAGCTCCGCGCGGATTTTCTCCATCGGCTGGTCGAGGTCGATCCTGACGACGCCGTGGGTGTGGCGGCCGCGGTAGCGGTCGGGGATCAGCCGGCCCGGGTTGCGGTCGAGCTCCTCCAACCAGACCCCGTCGCGGTCGATCCTGGCCCTGATGTTGCGGTCGGCCGAGCAGGAGACCCCCATGCCGACGGGGCAGGAGGCGCCGTGGCGCGGCAGGCGGATGACCCTCACGTCGTGGGCGAAGTATTTCCCCCCGAACTGGGCCCCGATCCCGCACCGTTCGGCCGCGCGCTGGAGCTTCGCTTCCATCTCCAGGTCGCGGAAGGCCCTCCCCCCCTCGCTGCCCGTGGCGGGGAGCGTGTCCAGGTAGCCGGCCGAGGCCAGTTTGACCGTCTTGAGGGTGCTCTCGGCGCTGGTGCCGCCGACGACGAAGGCCAGGTGGTAGGGGGGACACGCGGCGGTGCCGAGGGTCTTCATCTTCGCGGTCAGGAACTTCTCGAGGCTGTCCGGGTTGAGCAGCGCCTTGGTCTCCTGGAACAGGTAGGTCTTGTTGGCGCTCCCCCCCCCCTTGGTAATGACGAGGAAGCGGTACTCCTCCCCTTCGTCGGCGTAGAGATCGATCTGTGCCGGCAGGTTGTTGCCGCTGTTGACCTCCCGGTACATGTCCAGGGGGATCGTCTGGCTGTAGCGGAGGTTTTCCTCCGTGTAGGTCTTGTAGACCCCCCGGGAAAGGTATTCGGCGTCGTTGCAGCCGGTCCACACCCTCTGCCCCTTCTTCCCGATGATGATG includes these proteins:
- a CDS encoding carboxylesterase/lipase family protein; the protein is MSQSGKPVVAQTRQGRLEGSFEKGQFVFRGIPYAAPPTGRLRWRAPVPAEPWTGVRSAKAFGPVSPQNPLPGSDVMAALAAAEPQDEDCLYLNVWTPGLDDAARPVMVWIHGGAFIIGSGSEKMYRDNTLVPRGDVVLVTLNYRLGAFGFMNLREITGGRIPATGCEGLLDQVAALDWVRDNIAAFGGDPANVTVFGESAGAMSIGDLMGMPAARGRFGKAILESGGANTVGTLEDGVAAATEFLGILGLAKPGPDALLALPAERILDAQQQLALIMRRRDNRLTPFQPVVDGEAMPDIPLEAIKRGSAAGIRTLAGTNRDEFKLFNFMDPAFRRMDEGLMLSRLRDLIPEAHIDGVVEAYRGGRQGRGEAAGPADILTAIQSDFMFRIPVLRLLEAQGLHGRPAYNYLFSWESPAVKGALGSCHALEIGFVFGNCDPSFCGSGPDVEALSRKIQDAWTSFARTGDPSCDSLGGWAPYAPSRATMVLDRECRMTAAAREEERRAWDAFELPLTKPI
- a CDS encoding fumarate hydratase, with protein sequence MTEFTYQEPFPLGPDDTRYRLLTKDHVSVARFEGEEVLKVEPEALTLLAAEAVRDVSFLLRAAHNEQVARILADPEASPNDRGVAVAMLRNAEVSAHFELPFCQDTGTAIIIGKKGQRVWTGCNDAEYLSRGVYKTYTEENLRYSQTIPLDMYREVNSGNNLPAQIDLYADEGEEYRFLVITKGGGSANKTYLFQETKALLNPDSLEKFLTAKMKTLGTAACPPYHLAFVVGGTSAESTLKTVKLASAGYLDTLPATGSEGGRAFRDLEMEAKLQRAAERCGIGAQFGGKYFAHDVRVIRLPRHGASCPVGMGVSCSADRNIRARIDRDGVWLEELDRNPGRLIPDRYRGRHTHGVVRIDLDQPMEKIRAELSKHPVATQLSLDGTIIVGRDIAHAKFKELLDAGKPLPEYLKNHPIYYAGPAKTPPGKPSGSFGPTTAGRMDSYVELLQQNGGSLVMIAKGNRSQQVTDACKKYGGFYLGSIGGPAALLAEENIRKVECLDYPELGMEAVWRIEVVDFPAFILVDDKGNDFFKSLM